CTACAAATCAAGGCTACctgaagtttcgtagacaacccctgcAACCATCATATGATTATGACTCTCTGCGGCTCAGTCTCTTCGAGGTGTTCATAGGGATAGGGTCTCCGTGCGTGTTCATAGagctgagtgtatgcgcgtatatataaACGCCTAGACCTGTACCATGTTCTAAAAAAAAGAATATGATTCTATCTATCTCTCTATGACCCTCTTCTAGCTCTTTTTTTCCTTTGTTAGAATTGTAGCTCTGCTATGTGGACCGTGGAAGACTAGTTACCTGAATCAGGCCAGGAAATGGTCCACGAAAGCCCAACCAAAGCCATCTCCCACCCGACCTGTTGCGCCGGCCGCCGGGAGGAGGAGAGACACGCCGCCGTCTCGCCTCTTTCCCCTCGCAAACCATAGCCCCAGCGATCAAGAGTCGGAGGTGGAAGAGGAAGATGTCGAAGTCGTGCAAGGGGCTAGCCATGGAGCTCGTCAAGTGCCTCAGCGAGACCGACTGCGTCANNNNNNNNNNNNNNNNNNNNNNNNNNNNNNNNNNNNNNNNNNNNNNNNNNNNNNNNNNNNNNNNNNNNNNNNNNNNNNNNNNNNNNNNNNNNNNNNNNNNNNNNNNNNNNNNNNNNNNNNNNNNNNNNNNNNNNNNNNNNNNNNNNNNNNNNNNNNNNNNNNNNNNNNNNNNNNNNNNNNNNNNNNNNNNNNNNNNNNNNNNNNNNNNNNNNNNNNNNNNNNNNNNNNNNNNNNNNNNNNNNNNNNNNNNNNNNNNNNNNNNNNNNNNNNNNNNNNNNNNNNNNNNNNNNNNNNNNNNNNNNNNNNNNNNNNNNNNNGGTTCGATCCGGTTTGGCATGGTTCGGTGTATGAATACTAAGGAAATCAGTAGACGATCTCGGGCGCTGCGCCGTCGTTGTAGTCGTGGATGCTCTGTGCGAGATGGCGGCACTGCTCAACCCATCTGCCCTTCCCTGATGCAGGTGCAGAAGAGGCCGTACAAGGAGTGCGCCGGGGAGAAGGCGCCCAACATCACCAGCGAGTGCGTCGGCCTGCGGGAGACCTACTTCAACTGCAAAAGGGGCCAGGCATGTCTTCAATCTCTCGCTGTGAATCAGCCACACCAGTTGCGATCCATGTTCCGTTGTGCAATAGCTATATACTGGTTCCCCCTTTGATGATTTTGCTTGCCATCGTTGTTGTTCTGTCGCGCTGTTAGATATTAATATTATGTGTGGATGTGAGTAGCTTGGTGAATCTATAGACGATGAGCTTCTCTGCGATTTATTGTGAATCCGGCGTCCAGCACTTGTTAGGTACTTGAGATGGTACTTGGTCCACTCCCTTGTGGTCGCAACTTTGTTAATTGATGTATTCTTATGAACTGGCTTCTGGTGGTACAGTTCATATAGCTGGCGGATGACCCCCAATTGAACACGTTTGGGGCCTGCCCCAATGCCTGTATTAATGCTCTTGCAACCAACGGCCAGGGGTGCGCTACTGCCATTACTTAGTTCATATGCTACAGATCGATACAACAATGCCGATGCGAATATCTGTGGTGTATAATAGGTTAAGTTTTATTTGTGTCTGTTCTGTATGTCCAAGATTTCAGAGTGAAGGTGAATTTTACACGTCGATAGGTATGCTTTGTTGATTTTACTTTAAATCAAGATATGAGATTCTTTAACCAGATATGCAGGGTCGAGCAAGCTAATAATACCTACAAAGTTATTTCATTAGAAGCTCCTTCCTTTGAACTGTAATGTACAAGCATTTAAATAATGGGCCCTTTTCATTGTTGATGCATTAGTTTAGTATCTATGCATCATACAGCTTATAAGAGACTATATTTTAGGCCGACAAACAGGTTGTTCACAAAAGATAGTAGGCAATGTTAGGAAATAATTGCAACTATAAGCAGCAATCAAAATGTTTTTTCCTTTTCACCTTGCTTGTACAGTCTGAAAAGTAGATCTTGGACTCGCGGTCAGAATTATAATCTCTCTGTAACTACTCTTTAAACCACATATCTTTTAAATATCGTTTAAATACCTGTTATCGTAGATTAAAGGACCAGATTTAGCTAGAAATGCCTGTAGCACCTGGTCCTTTCTTGTTTGATGTATACTTTTTGTAGTATCTATGCATCTTATACAAGTTATAAGAGACTAGTatttctttgtcctagaacaagctGTGCACAAAAGACGGGTGAGAGGAAAAAATTACAATTCTATGGACAGTTAAAGGCAAAAAAAAACTTTTTTCCCTTTCACCTTGCTTATACAATAAGAAGAGCAGGGGCATGTTTGGTTGAATACCAGAACACACCACGCGGATGGTGCGGCTGCGCCGCAGGTGAGCCGAACGAAATCAAAGCCTGACTTTTGGCATGATGTGGCGTCCAAAATGAACTAGTGATGCCTAAGCAAGGCGCGGCACACCACAACTCTGGTTATAGCAAACACCAGCTAAGGTTAGGTGTCAGGGGGTGTGGCGAGCTGTGGCATGTTGTGGTAACGAACCAAACAGGCGCTAAGATCTGTGATTGGTGGTCAGAATTGGAATCTCTCTGTAACTACTCCTGTACGCTGCATATCTTGAAATATCCATCATTGTAGATTAAAGGAGCAGATTTAGCTACAAAAGGCTGTAGTATGATAACTTGAGTACATGAAGTCAATAGATGATACATGTATCATGTATTTGTTTTCCTTAATCCATAGTAGTTTGATGCTTTCTTTCAAATTCCATTTCTATGTAGTGCTTCAAATATTTCATCGTTGATTCATATCGAGCTTCTGTGTGAATTGTGGATAATAGCAACACCTCTCGTTAACAgctcatttcatttcttcatatacAGATATAAGCATATATTCAATTGCCCCACATTTATGGTAACCCATTGTCCTTTGGTGTATAAGTTATGAATGCGACATACAATCTACTTTAAGAACATCCATTACTATTGCATTAGATATGAATGCTTGTCGCTCTATCCCTCCTTTTTAGACGGCTATCAATTCCGTTGTTCGATATGCTTAAATTCCTTTGGTTGATTCTTGATTTGCTATAAATTTGATTGTTGTTCTGTTTAGGCCTTTTGTACTCCTTTTTGTTACTCAAGTTCGCAAGTGGAAAATTGCTAATTTTGTTACTCGCTGCAACAGGTTGACATGCGAGCCCGGATACGTGGGAACAAGGGGTATTGATGGTGTGC
Above is a window of Triticum dicoccoides isolate Atlit2015 ecotype Zavitan chromosome 5B, WEW_v2.0, whole genome shotgun sequence DNA encoding:
- the LOC119311177 gene encoding cytochrome c oxidase assembly factor 5, yielding MSKSCKGLAMELVKCLSETDCVKVQKRPYKECAGEKAPNITSECVGLRETYFNCKRGQVDMRARIRGNKGY